Genomic window (Streptomyces sp. RerS4):
CTCGTGGTCGTCGGCATGTTCCTGCTCGCGACCATGGACACCGGCACCTCCCGCCTGATGTCCGGCGTGTACATGGCCGTCCTCGGCGCCGGCCTGGGCTTCCTGATGCAGATCACCATGCTGGTCGCGCAGAACAGCGTCGAGATGAAGGACATGGGTGTCGCCTCCTCCTCGGCCACCCTCTTCCGCACCCTCGGCGGCTCCTTCGGTGTGGCCCTGATGGGCTCGCTCTTCACCAGCCGGGTCACGGACACCATGTCCGAGCGGCTCGGCCCGGACGCCGCGAACGCCGCCGGCGCCGCCCAGCTCGACGCGGCGAGCCTGGCGAAGCTGCCCGAGCACGTGCGTGACGCCTACCAGCACGCGGTGGCCTCCGGCACGCACTCCGCGTTCCTCCTCGGCGCGGCCATCGCCGTACTGGGCTTCCTGGCGGCCTGGTTCGTCAAGGAGGTCCCGCTGCGGGGCGCGGGTCCGACCACGCAGGCCGGCGACGGCGAGCAGGCCAAGGCCGCGCCCGCTCCGCAGGACTCCCTCGCGCACTGAGCCGAGGCCGAGGCCGAGGCCGAAGTCACGCGGTACATGAGGCGGTTGCCGCCCGGGTCTCCCCGGGCGGCAACCGCCTTCTTCGCGTGTGACGCATGGGTCAACAGTGCCCATGAAGGACTAAAGTCCCTATTACCTGTAATTTATGGGGCAATTAAGGGGAACCCCTCCACAAAACAAGGCGTCATGACCCACGAGACCCTTTCAAGGGCGGATGGGGAGTGGACACATGACGCCTACGCGCAACCACAGCGGCCTCCGGGCCCGAATAGCCGTCGGAGCCTCGGCCGTCGCCGTCGCCGCGACCATATGGGGGGTCACCACCCTGGTCTCCGTGGACGATCAACCCACCGCCCCGCCCGGCAACGCACGCCCGAGGGGTACGGACGACCGCGCGGCCACCCCCTCCGTGACCCCCTCCACCGGCGTACCCGACACCATCGCCCACGCCTCGGAAGCCGGCGGCAACGCCGTCAACATCACCATCGACGACGGCCCCGACCCCCGCTGGACCCCGCAGGTGCTGGACGTCCTGGCCCGGCACGACGTCAAGGCCGTCTTCTGCATGATCGGCCCGCAGGCCAAGGCCCACCCCGACCTGGTCAAGAAGGTCGTCGCCGCGGGTCACCGGCTCTGCGACCACACCATGAGCCACGACACCGGCATGGACAAAAAGCCCGTCGCCTACCAGCAGGCGCAGATCCTCGACGCGCGCGAGCTCATCGAGGAGGCCGCCGGCCGCGGCGCGAAGGTCGAGTACTACCGTGCCCCCGGCGGAGCCTTCACCCCCGAGAGCCGCCGACTCGCCGCCGAGGCGGGGATGCGCCCGCTCGGCTGGAACGTCGACACGAAGGACTTCGCCAAGCCCGGCGCCGCCGCCATCGTGGACACCGTCAAGCGCGAGATCGGCAACGGCCCCACCGTGCTCTTCCACGACGGCGGCGGCGACCGGCGGCAGACCGTCGCCGCCCTCGACCAGGTGCTGACCTGGCTGAAGGAACAGGGCCGCCCCACCGGCTTCCCGGTCCGCACCGCAGCCGAATCCCCCTGACACGCCGCCCGCCGGCGAACGGGTGACGGTCGCCCCCCGGGCCCCGCCCGGGGTGTTCCCTGGTCGCGCACGAAGCACCGTACGCATCAGCACTCACCCGACCCGGAGATCCCGTGATCCAGGCGAACCGCCTCAGCGACCCGACCGTCCGCGCCTTCGTCACCGCCGTCAACGCGGGCGACCAGCAGGCCT
Coding sequences:
- a CDS encoding polysaccharide deacetylase family protein → MTPTRNHSGLRARIAVGASAVAVAATIWGVTTLVSVDDQPTAPPGNARPRGTDDRAATPSVTPSTGVPDTIAHASEAGGNAVNITIDDGPDPRWTPQVLDVLARHDVKAVFCMIGPQAKAHPDLVKKVVAAGHRLCDHTMSHDTGMDKKPVAYQQAQILDARELIEEAAGRGAKVEYYRAPGGAFTPESRRLAAEAGMRPLGWNVDTKDFAKPGAAAIVDTVKREIGNGPTVLFHDGGGDRRQTVAALDQVLTWLKEQGRPTGFPVRTAAESP